Proteins encoded in a region of the Altererythrobacter ishigakiensis genome:
- a CDS encoding aldose 1-epimerase — MLELNSGDYRVVIDPERGGSLAAFEWAGHAILRASKPGTMSETACFPIVPFSNRIEAGQFEMDGNTFQLAPNAPSLDGNNPIHGFGWLSAWEVVDADATRVVIQHTHDASEWPWRYRARQYILLGENGLLLQLEVTNLDETVMPAGLGFHPYFPRRAEALYHGLHLGEWSVDNGCLPTRLVELSEPADWWKGAPVGSRSVDTVYTGRHGPLTLIWPDIAAKATIKPSENLPFTVVYSPHGRDFFCVEPVSHETDAINMKPGGMAALAPRETMQAWMHIEIESAD, encoded by the coding sequence ATGCTCGAGCTGAATTCCGGCGACTATCGCGTTGTTATTGATCCTGAACGGGGTGGCTCGCTTGCTGCATTCGAATGGGCGGGGCATGCGATTCTTCGTGCCTCAAAGCCTGGTACAATGTCCGAAACAGCATGTTTCCCGATTGTGCCGTTCTCAAACCGGATCGAAGCTGGCCAATTCGAAATGGACGGGAACACCTTCCAGCTTGCTCCGAACGCGCCATCCCTTGATGGCAACAATCCTATCCATGGCTTTGGCTGGCTAAGCGCGTGGGAAGTTGTCGACGCTGATGCGACGCGTGTTGTCATCCAGCACACTCATGACGCCAGCGAGTGGCCATGGCGGTATCGCGCGCGACAATACATCTTGCTCGGAGAGAATGGCTTGCTTCTTCAGCTCGAAGTTACCAATCTTGACGAGACAGTGATGCCGGCGGGCCTGGGTTTCCATCCCTACTTTCCGCGCCGGGCCGAGGCTCTCTATCATGGCCTGCATCTGGGCGAGTGGTCTGTCGATAATGGCTGTTTGCCGACCCGCTTGGTTGAGCTGTCAGAGCCCGCGGATTGGTGGAAAGGCGCGCCGGTTGGCTCGCGCAGTGTCGATACGGTCTATACTGGCCGACATGGACCGCTTACGCTGATCTGGCCCGATATTGCCGCGAAGGCGACCATTAAGCCGTCAGAAAACTTGCCGTTCACCGTCGTCTATTCGCCACACGGGCGGGATTTCTTTTGCGTCGAACCCGTAAGTCATGAAACCGATGCGATTAATATGAAGCCTGGCGGAATGGCGGCGTTGGCTCCGCGCGAAACCATGCAGGCATGGATGCATATCGAGATCGAGTCCGCTGACTGA